Genomic DNA from Hordeum vulgare subsp. vulgare chromosome 2H, MorexV3_pseudomolecules_assembly, whole genome shotgun sequence:
aagatcagaggtgtaatcatAATAattaatgatctgaacataatgtcttccataaataatccaacaagcgatgtaatcaacactactagtaacccgcaTGTACGaatttgaggttttgagacaaagattgaatacacgtgacgaactagggttggacatgagatggtgttggtgaagatgttgatgaagattggtcctcccacgaaggaggaaccgttggtgatcacgatggcttcgatttccccctcccgaaggGGAATTCCCTGACAGAATTTCTCTgctggagagcaaaagggcattCTCCTAGGTTTCCGCTTCAACatggcggcgcttcatcccgaaatataacttatgatttttttctagggtaaaacacaccatgtaggagaagatggtcatTGGAGGGTTagttggggccccacaagccattagggcgcggccagggaggcaccctattggcttgtgcctagCTGGTGGCCCCTTtccggtatatttttggcctagaaattctcaaatgtttcaaaaaaattctccgtaaagtttcaggtcatttggagcaagttgatttttcttcctttttctcggtttcctagtccagaattccggtttccagatatttccctctcatTGGTGTACCTTGAATATTAATTCAGAgggaaaatgcataagaattgtatgataataatggataatggacgtgatcgacacaaatatcaatagtaattcatgatgcaaaatgtgcgTATCAGGCGTTCATCCAAAATCGGTGGGACCAAGGTGATTTGCAATTGGCTCAGTTTCCTTCGGCTCATGACTAAAAAATAGCAAAGTATTAATACCAAGACGCCTAGTTAGATGAGAATTCAACGCGTTGTTAACCCATCACAACGAGCCGTTTTTATGTATGCAGCAGTGGTAGTACTATGCATGCAACAACTAGTAGCAGTACTAATTAGCTAAGCAATAAATGTCACACGTCTTAAACCTTTTTTATTCTAAAAATGTATGTAAACTGATATGTGTCTTCCAAACTGTGACGGATGAAGTACTCTCCTAGGCCATAATTAATTATCTACTTCAAGCTACATGTAGCTACTGAACAATATAAGTCACTTGTGTGAAAACAATGACATGGAAACCTGTTTGAAAAAAAGTGACGGTCTAGTGGGATCCAGAAAATCACTAGAATGACTTGTAACGTCGATGATAACAACATGTGTACCAAACCGTATCAAATTTGGCACCGTGGGATTTGCAGATGGCATAGAAAACATGGGATCATGAGCAGAAGACTAGGCGAGGATGTGTCTTCGTATCCACTCAAACCGCTGCAACTTAAAGAGCAAGCCCTACGTGTTCTTTCACCTAACATCTGATGCCCCCATGTATTAAACTCTTGTATCAGTTTAGATTTGGAGCTAAAGTGTCGTATGATCGTGAAAGCCAACTGATAACTCACATATTTCTTTAACTACAATGTTACATAATAAAATATACAAACTTCAAGTGTCTACATTATTATGATGGCaacttcttatgatttttttattgTTAATACAAATacaacaataaaaattgcttAGACTAACAATACTAACAGATAAACAATGAACATAAGTAAAAATAATGCATTCTAAGAGTCTTATCCAATGGGATCAAGTGTTCTACGTAATTAGCTACTAGTAATGAAGTGGTTGACTTTCTTAGGTTTTGTAGGTAAGGCCCTAAAGAACAATGCAAAAGATGCATCTCATTGAACTACTATGTGATTTCTCTTCACTGTGACGAAAACAGACCATAATGTGGGTAGCCTATGCACTGAATATATGGGCCTTCGTGACCCCTTCATAAGTGAAAGTCTGCCTTTTTCCAGAGTTAGCTCTATTCCTTTGCATGCTTCGATACCCACGATTATAATGCTACATATGATCAAATGTTCAGTCGCTCTTGAGGCCTCATGACACAAGAAGTTGGAGATTGAGATTCAGATCGAGGTAAAGATAAATGTACATAGTTTCCATTCTCTCATAGTATATCCGCTATTTTTTTAATGGTACGAATGTTCACATTACACGATATGAAAAATTATATGATACTTTGGAAAAATAACAACAAGAAAATCCACAGAGAGAGAACTAGGCCAGATCTTAATATTTTATTATTAGTCAGGCGTGAGATTTCGTGTTGAAATGGGCTTGATATCTGTTTGGCAAAAATACCTGACACGTCACGATATTTGCAATATAATTTTAGTGTTGGatagcaaagagttcatcatgcaTCTGGATGAAACAAAAACAAATTAGTCTCTGTATGTACTTTGTATCTGTACACTCAACCAAAAGATATTTGACTTTTCAATTGTTTTTGTTTGCCGGGATTTCGATATATTACTACCTCTTGTTGTATGAACTCCACAAGTACAAACTGAAAATATGTGTTGTTTAGAGCAAGCAACACCATTGTATCACGGCACAAGCTAAAAAGTACTAGTTGCAACACCGAAGCAATTAATCGAATACTACTACAATACTAGTGTAGAGTATAGTACGTATTAGTTTGTTTATTAGTTACGTGCTGAATTTGCACATGCGTACTACGTTACATGTATATATGCCGTCGCTGAGAATCTTCTTAACACGGGTTTATTACATGAAAGACACACGCGTTGCCAATGTGCGAATGTGAAAGAGAAAGGTCGTCCGTCCGCAGCCGTCGATCACGTCATGGATGAAGCTTCCCCTTTCCCAGACGCACCGTCCCGGCGTCCCCGGCCGGCCGGCATTATTAATGTTCAACACACAACCGCCGGTCAACTTAATCACACACGCTTATATCGTACTACTACCACCTGCACGGCTGAGAGACATTTTCCGGGAAATAATTCAACCATAGACATAGCATCCCCCTGATGCGTTGCCGGACACACACTAGTATATTCCCGGCTTTCACCTGACCCACGATACAACAGTGCTGACATGACGGAGATCGTTGTGACGATGCTCCTTACATATACATAGGATCGGACGCGGAGTGCTCGGTTGCAACCATTCAACGCGATCGATCCATGGAACCTCTTCAACGTGTGTCAAAACGGCTGATTCGATTAGTCACGGATTATAACGCGTATGACTATCTAGTAGCCTaggaagagcatcttcaacagccgtGCTATATAAGCGTCCCCGACATCCCCTACACAACTTTCTACGCCCGCAATCCCTCCGTTGTTGTCGCCGACGCCGCAAGCGTCGGCGTAAAACCTAGCCCGGCGAGCTTTGGGCTCGTCTCCACATGATAATGCAGCGTGCGTCAATGAAAACTAGGAGGaggaagaatcgtcttcggatGAGGATGAAGAaacgaaggaagaggaggacgaagATGAGGCATGATTGTTGATGTGCCATTTCTTTATCAGAATTTTTTTATGTCATGAACTTGGTTGGTTGATGTGGTATGATTCTCGATGTGCCGTGGAATTAAACTGTGCTATGtctttttttttatgtttgaaaTATCCATATTGTTTTTAAAATGAATAAGTTACACGCGTCGGCTGCTCGCGCGCTGAGTTATAGCGCGTCCGATGGAGCTGCTCACGCCTATAATATTTTGCCGCCGCCATTGAAGCCAGCGCACTCCGACGTACTAAACTTTTCTATCTAAACGCTGTAAAATGATTTTCACGCGTGCGGTGATTGAACGCCTGTTAAAGATGCTCTAATGCGGTACCTAGAGCCAGAAACTTACAATCCAAGGACAAATAGAAACCGAAATTTCTTGAAAGAGACACGAGTGCCCATGAGAAGAGAGACACATGTGAGGCGGCATACTGCTTCCaacgaagaaaaaggaaagaaggcCAGCCCAAGTCAATCACGCACGCAGTCACCGTGGCCATAGCTGCCAAAGTCAAGGTTCGAGaccagaagaaaggaagaaagctCCAACGTCTAGAAAGCCAAGCAGCACCAACCAACGCACCAACTTGGCACCAGCCATCACGTATAAACTTGGACCTGATCACCCATCAACTACCACAACATCTTCTTTCTGCAAACCAGTTCTTCCTGCGACGGTGCTCTCCTTTTACGTGCTGtaagaagcaagcaagcaactaGGAGGCTAGGAGCTAGCTAGCCAGCCAGGTGAAGAGAGCATGGCAAGCTACCACCGGGTCCACCCGGTGATCGTCGACGGCTCGCCGCTCCCTGCGCCGGAGCAGAACAAGGACAAGCTGCCACCGCCACCAAACGCCGACTATGGTGACCGGCTGCCGATCACCGCACCTGCGCCGGGCGCTCCGGCACCGCTGCGTGCGCCGCGGAGGAAGAGACACAGCCGGTGCTGCAGGTGCGTGTGCTGCACGCTGCTGGTGGTGATCGTGCTCGTGGTCGCACTGGGCGCCACGGCGGGGATCCTGTACGCCGTGTTCAGGCCCAAGATCCCCACGTTCCGCGTGGAGCGGCTCACGGCCACCCGGTTCGACGTGAACACCACGTCCATGACCTTGAGGGACGCGTTCGAGGTCCAGGTGACGGCCGAGAACCCGAACCGGCGCATCGGGGTGTACTACGACGGCGGCTGGGTGTCCGCGTCGTTCAATGGCACGGAGCTGTGCCGTGGCGCGTTCCCGGCGCTCTACCAGGGCCACCGCAGCACGGTGCGGCCGCTGATCACGCTCGAGGGGGAGACCAGGCTCGACAGCGCCGTGGCCGCGCAGCTGCTGCAGCAGCGGCAGGCCGGGTTCGTGCCGCTCACGGTCATCGCGCACGTCCCCATCCGCATCAAGTTTGGTGCcctcaagctttggaagatgacgGGGAAGGCCCGGTGTAGGCTGGTGGTGGACAACCTCGAGGCTGGGAGACGGCTCCGCATCCGGTCCAACAGCTGCAGCTTCAAGCTCAAGCCTTAGATCATTCACAACCCGTTTCAGCCGTGCACGGATTGTGCATACTTGTCTTGTATGCAGGATTACCGTGGTCTCGTCCCCATTTCTGTCGATCTATGTTGCTTGAGATCGGCAGACGGTAGAGAGATGGGTAGTGCTGTAAATTTATTGTTTATTTTGGCTTGTATTCATTATTCTTAGTGAAATAAGATCCGAGGTGTATTCATTTGCTACGAATTCCTCCGGAGAAGGTAATAAAGAGGACATGTTATGTTACCCCTTCGTCTCCCCTCCTAGGGGTTTTGCCTTCCCCCGGCGGCACCTTCTATCTGCCTTGTGTCCCATCACACTATGTAGGCATTGTGGACCCCGACCCTGGGCTCCTGAAGATGGAATAAGCTATGTTTTCCTCGTCAGTTCCCGTTTTGGTGGTGCGTCTAGCATTACCAAAGGGCTTGTTGAGGTGTGTCTTTCACGGATTTGTCTTTGATGAATCTGTTCGGATCTGATCTTCATTTATATGTGTTTGGGTTGGATCCATCTAATGTACGCTTGACTTTATCGACGGGCCGGGAACGGTTGTTGTTCTGGTGTGATGGCTCTATAGGGCCTTAGCACGACCACTTTCGTACTATCTACTATAATAAGTTTTGTCCGATTACGACAAGGGAGCGACGCTAACGGCCGCGTACCTTTGGCTCGCTTCAGTGCTTGCAGTCATCGTAAATTAATGTACGGGCATGAATGTATTTTTTATTATGTTTTGTTAGGTCGGAAGCTTTCCGGCCAAAAAAAGTGTGGTTTCCAGGCGTATGTCCATCCTAGCCTCCTAGAGTTTGAAATGTAACCATTTCAAGGATCGATAGAAATGACAAGTAAATTGTGTCATTATCATTTCAAGGCTCAAACATGCATCTGTGTTGGTTGGTTCAAGCTCATGAATAGAACTGCCACACTTCATCAATAAACAGTAAAGAAAATAGTGTTCACATTTCCAAACACACATTGTAAATTTACACATTAGTTTGACATAGCTTGTAAAATATTATATTCAAACATTTATTCAAATGGTGTGCTCGAGAAATCTCGCTTAAGGTAGCTAATTATAGTAAAGTGGACACACCAAATTTAATATTTCATCTTGACCTGTTCATTTCTTGTTTTGATAGCTTGATAGAAAagtataatttgcaaagacccagTAGTGGAGAACGGGGATTTAGTCCTGGTTGGAAAAGACATTTAGTCCCGGGttgctaaccgggactaaagtccctcCACGTGACCGCGAGCGTGCGGCGGGGGGAGaaggacctttagtccctgttGGTGTCACCTATCAGGACTAAAGATTTTGTGTTTTttatttagggtttagggttttagggtttaggatttatggtttattttttccttttcattttgtgttttgcatttaattatttttcatttcaaacatattttacgCTACTACATAATATACACGTTCATGCATATATAATATAATTTCTCGTACGACCATACATTTGGAATATACAATTTGGTATATACGGTTTCTCCTACAATTTGGAGATCATTACATGTAATGGTATTCTCCGCTTTTAGGTAGACCTCATTAAGGCAAAATCCcgtaatttcctcttgaattgatcGTATGCGCTTCTCTGGTAGGAGCTTCTGCAGCATTTCATTAATCTTTAAACAAACGAGATCAATAtaaatatattagttgtatatatatTAGATCATCATAAAAAAAATTATGAATAGTGCTTACATGACTGACATTGTTGTACATTAAAGCGCCGGCATTTGATCAACAtgcgaat
This window encodes:
- the LOC123431190 gene encoding NDR1/HIN1-like protein 6 — protein: MASYHRVHPVIVDGSPLPAPEQNKDKLPPPPNADYGDRLPITAPAPGAPAPLRAPRRKRHSRCCRCVCCTLLVVIVLVVALGATAGILYAVFRPKIPTFRVERLTATRFDVNTTSMTLRDAFEVQVTAENPNRRIGVYYDGGWVSASFNGTELCRGAFPALYQGHRSTVRPLITLEGETRLDSAVAAQLLQQRQAGFVPLTVIAHVPIRIKFGALKLWKMTGKARCRLVVDNLEAGRRLRIRSNSCSFKLKP